CAATTATTTTTGCTTTCCTCTCTCTGAGAGTAAGGGTTTTTTTATGatcagccccccccccccccccccctccataaAAAATGCGTAGCTtggatttaatttaatttaatttttttataaaaatccACAAGCAGTGGACCATCTGGGGAAAATTGTACATTTGATGCCAACTGTCCATAGTTTTTTGCTTACTACCCTTGAAGTCTGTAGTCTCTGTAATGGAAGCCAGTGATATAAACGTCACCTATTAAAAGCTCATTAGTCAGTATTGACTAAAACTACCCCATCAATAATCTCCATGATGATTTCTTTCGCAAGTACTTGTTTCAACAAACGTTTTGTAAATATTTAGGGGACAATACAATTTCGAAAAAAACTAAACAGTCGTGGAAGTGCCTGCTGCCAAAGTTCTTTGTCAAAATCAATGCACTCCAGGTGCTCATCAACAGATGTCAACATAAAAAAATCGATGTAGGGCACATTCAAAACGGCCATCACAGTCTGCAAAATACTCGTGTGTACTTTTCAACACTACATACCCATTAGTAATATGTAAGCAAGTACCTTGGACCAGAGCGAACTCCTTTATTGTTTTTTCTCTGTGCCCAAGTGACTTTGAACTCGGCAGCCCCTGGCCCACAACAAGAACAATGCACAACGGCATCAGGGCTTGGGCCAACATAAGGCCAATCCACAGACAGAACTAGACCCGTTTCGGAAACAGAGAGGTTTGTGTGACATTTCTGTGAAATTCTTTTGTATCTCTTTCTGGCTAATGGCTCATTCATCAAGCCCCAGTTCATGGCCTTTGTTGTCACTTCTTTTTTGTAGCCAAGAATTTGAATGGTAAGGTTATCAGTTGACTGCTGGTCTTTTACTTTACCAGCTTCATCAGTTTTCCTTAGCACAGACAGCATTCGTGAAGCAGTGATAATACCAGCCTTGTACAATGCCCATGTTGAATTACTGGATTGTCCCACACTTTCTTTTGCAATAATGTTACTTTGCTCAGTACTCCAAGATAATTCTCTGACAAGCTGTTCACACTGTTCTTGTACAGTAGGATAAACCTGAGAAACCATTTCGGCTTGACAAATTAAAGGCATTGGTTCTTCACCCTTATCAGTTGACACAATTTCTTCATGAACAACATGACTAATATCTGGTTCCTGACTTGCACATGATAAATGGGGATTTTTATACAACAGGATACCACAGTTTCCATTTGAGGCTAAGGCTAGGTTTTCCCAGTCAATGTCAGCCAAATGCATAGGTGTTCTGTCTTTCAAAGAGCGAGGGTCAAATGAAGAACGATCAACACTTTTTGTTCTCTCATACAAAGAAAAGACTTAGCTCTATTTTTGGCTTTTTGAACTCTAATCTCTGAAAGCCTTTTAGGGCCATATTTTTTCCTTGTCCCAACTGACGGGTGTCCCCAAGTCTGGGGCAATGATGTGCAAGTTTTATTATCTCCTTTTCTCAGTTCTGAGACAATCAGATGCAACCAGGCACCAACATGTTTGCATACCTCACCCAatctacaaacaaaaaaaaaaaaaaagaatgttagAAACATCC
This portion of the Montipora capricornis isolate CH-2021 chromosome 11, ASM3666992v2, whole genome shotgun sequence genome encodes:
- the LOC138024067 gene encoding uncharacterized protein, with translation MHLADIDWENLALASNGNCGILLYKNPHLSCASQEPDISHVVHEEIVSTDKGEEPMPLICQAEMVSQVYPTVQEQCEQLVRELSWSTEQSNIIAKESVGQSSNSTWALYKAGIITASRMLSVLRKTDEAGKVKDQQSTDNLTIQILGYKKEVTTKAMNWGLMNEPLARKRYKRISQKCHTNLSVSETGLVLSVDWPYVGPSPDAVVHCSCCGPGAAEFKVTWAQRKNNKGVRSGPRKVAEDVPENAELLRFLPIDLDVFEAESPELQDAGTAYDRRTERKEERKRTRRTKRVIPIRWPLTVDSEMASFLFRSLGVVA